The genomic region ACTAAAATTATGTTGTTTTGTTACTAGTATACTGCCAAAGCTTCCtactgcccgccccccccccccatttctgatgGAATAgtgtatttatatttatgttttaaatgtgttataaattGCTTGGAGACCTCTGGGTAACAAGTAACTATTAAGTGTgaattaataatacagtggtacctcgcaagacgaatgcctcgcacaacgaaaaactcgctagacgaaaggttttgcgatttttttaggtgactcgcaagacgaatttttctatggtcgtgcttcgcaagacaaaaatttcattgcattcctatgggaattaaatttcaatgcattcctatgggaaatcatgcttcgcaagacgaatttttcgcaatacaaaacgactcgcggaacgaattaatttcgtcttgcgaggcaccactgtacagtggtactttggttgttgaacttaatccgttcgatTCCCggaacagttcaaaaaccaaggcgcggcttccgattggctgcaggagctccctgcattcaatcagaagccgcggaagctccatcggacgttcggcttcagaaaaacgttcgcaaactggaacactaacTTCCGGGATTgtggcgtttgggatccaagacGTTtcacaaccaaggtaccactgtaataataatgaattaataGATTAAAACCGCTTCAATAAATCTCATCGTGTTTCTAATCCATCCTCAGATCCCACGGGTGGAATAATAGTGGTTTGCCTCACAGATCTGAGGGCAGGATAAGCACAATAAATGTTCTGCAGCACTTTGGATAGTGAAGAGGTTGCTGGCAAATGGCTGACATGACATACCATCAATGCTACGAAAATCCAGTAGGTAAGTCCTACTGTCCACCTGGTATAACTGGAGGCTCATTTTGGAATACGTGCCGGTCACTGGATTCTTCCTTCGAACGCGCAGGTAGTATGGATTCACAACCTAGGAAACAAAGTTGAAAGTTAAAATCCCAccctattttttcttttaattaaggAACTCCCAAAACAGTAATGGATAGGTTGACGCCAATGAAAATAGACATGACAAGTCCACCGAGCTGGGATTCAACCCTAAGCCTATTTTTGTAACTTCCTTTTCAAACCACCTCCTGTTATTAGAAAGTAACAATCTCACCTTCCACTCGTAATCCAGCTGTTTGATTGCTCGACAAACTTCTGCCATGATGTCGTTGGGTCGACTCTGACTCCGGATTCCCAAATGCCACTTAGCTCTCCTGACCCCTTGATGTTTGGACTTCTGCGGGTTTAGCTCGTCGAGCGTATGGCGTTGCCTTGGCGTTTCAGCCACTAAAAATGGCACTCTTTCGGGGTGGGGGCGGGAGAAGTGGTCATCGAGAAAGGAATCTGGTGGGCTCGTAGCCAAATAGAAGTCTTTCGCTTCATTCATTATTCTTCTGTTATCTATAATCAGGTGGTAGGCGACTGCTAAAGGATCCTGGTGGTTCCGGTTATACAGGCAgcccagcacctcctcctccgTGCATTCAAATTTATCGCAGACCTCTTTTAAGGCTTCGTCGTCAATCATTGTTGAACTGTAAGACGGGTCCTCGGGAAAGAGGTACTTGGGGAGGTCTTGCTTGAACCATTCGTGTTCCCTAGATGCAAAACGATACAGTCATTTCAAAAGCTAACTGGTGTATTAGCTAGAAAGCCTTTTATCAACAAAACATTGCAAACACGGATTTTACTTAGACTGACTCAGCAGCTTAGGAACTTTCAGTTCTCACTTTGCAGATGGAATTTGATGTGGCTCACAGCAGAACGCTGTGATAACTGCTGCTACTGTGGCCAAAGTAGTCATCAGGCTAGGATATAAGCCTTTTTAGTATTCTCTCCACCCAACATATGCCTTCTAGCTGATGCTTCTTACAGAGTCTAAACATGAGTACTTctcttacactgcaatcctaaccatgtctattcaaACGCGGCTTATTCCCCATTCTAAGTGGAGCAGGATTGTTGCCTTCATCTCATATTGAATTGTGTCTGATTGGATTCAATTTagagtagccccattgaaattaatggacctaagttagtcatgtccagcaatctcagtgggtctactcttgagtatgactgaTGTAGGATACAACTTATCATCTCTGACAAATATTTAAAAGTGAAGCTGGAATTAAGATACAACACTCTGTTCACAACTTGATTTAAAACTGACTTAATCTTTTCTACATATTTTATAATATGAGTCTATTTTCCTGTTATTCACAGCTTATTCTCCTGTACTTGAATGGTGGTTGCAAAACGTTTGAATTACAATGAAATCTAATATAAAAATCAACATATGATCAAGCTAAATATACTGTAGGGACTTAATACATTACTGTAACtaagaaaaacaatgcaaaagcAAAGAAATGAATCCTGCAAATACTGTTTTTAAAGCATGAGCATAGGAAGTTATTCAAACCTCTAGGAAATTAAAATGAAGGTTGTATTAAATCTATTTTTTAATACACTAGCATAAAATTTTAGAAAAAGGGGTGCGTCCTGGtctatatattattttttacttcAAGTGAAAAATACCTTATGTCTCTGATTGTAGCTCTCTTCATGGGATCCACCTGCAGCATGTGTTTCAAAAGGGTTATTACTGCTGGATTCAGGTACTGAGGAGTATAAAATATACCATCACATATCTTCTTAAAAAGAGTTGGCACATGATCATCATCGAATGGAAGTGTTCCACATAACAAAGCATAGAGAATAACTCCACTGCTCCATATATCCACTTCAGGACCTGCGTATAACCTGAAAAATGAAGCTCATAATTAATTTTTGTTCAGGTAACACATACACAAAGCACTTCTTGATCTGGTTTGTCAGTCATTCAGCAATTAATGGAGTAGACTACACATAGCACTAAAATTCAATATGCTTTTAAATGTTGCTAAAAAATGGACCCAAAAAAGTGTGGTGAACTTTTAGTTAGCCACCATGTCTATGTCAAGAACCTGGTTAGAAGCAAGCCCTGGTTATTCATAACCATGGCTGCTATTTGTCTCCCTGCTTTTTCTGTAAATGGATGCCTCTGTTGGCATCACAGTGCTAGGAATATCACCCAATACGCTTCCCACTAAGGCAGAATTGATAAAACCAAAACCACATTACGATAATTTAAATTCATATGGCAAAGCCTGAAAACCCTCCTAGGATCATGGTCACCTTGGTTCTTAAGACACCGAAATTATTTTCCCAAGCATGCTGCAAAGATATGAGTTTATCATCTTCGTTAAAGCCAAGAGCTTGCATATTTCCAACAAAGCTTGAATGACTAAAACTGGCAAACTGTTGTTAGGATGACTGTATCCTGTTGGACTGCACCAGTTGGACTGCCCTCCTGACAATGGCATGGTGAAGGAGACGGTTAGGGCAGTGGCATGGTTGGGTACAGCAGTGTGAGCAATGAATGGCTCCCATGATGGACCTGTGCACCCCTAACATCACTGCTATCCTGCTCCTACTTCATTCTAATAAGTTGCGGTGATGCCACTGTTTGCAGGACGACTCCATGGAGGATACAAGTTAGCATGCATGCAGCCCCTCCATTTTCCTTTCACATAAACAAGCCAGAAGTCTTTCAGTTAACTGTATTTTCCCAGTTTGGACAAAATGGTTTGTGTAAAAGGGAGAAATGGAATGGCTGCATGTGCAGCCAAAGGCTCATAGTCAGATCTTGGCTTATTATGATATGGCTTTCCAAATGCCAACCCCCAAGAAGGTCTTATACATAACAAGCATTGAAAGGAACCAAAAGAAATCACTAAAGTCAGACATTTCAAGTTTCCAAACCTGGAAGTTCAGCAATCTACCTTGCGGCTTTAACACTGAAGAGCgcagggctttgtttttgacaatACATATTATACATTTATCCAAGAAGAGAAACTACCTTCCTGAAATTACTTCTGGAGCAGCATAGTTAGGAGAACCACAGCTTGTTCTTAAAAATTCTCCATCTGACATCATATTTGAGAGGCCTGAAAATGTACAAAAGTTCAAATGAAGAGGACGAGCCCCAGACGACTAACATACATTAAAGCCTCTCACAgtgctaaaatatatatattggccTACCTGCACACTGTTACCTGGGCTTATAAATTAcaggcagaaaataaaataaaacgatgACACCAAACATACAACAATGTAAAGAAATAGGTTTTATGGTTGTAATCTGAACAGAAATTATACACAACAGGGTAAATGAGTTCCACCCTGCCCCCCAAGCTAAAGTTTTAGGAAAAACTGAATTGGCTATTTTGAGGTTTGTACCAGAATGTGGCAAGACCAAGAATTCTGAAGGgagtttaagaaaacaaaacagcagctgtGTCCCAGAAGATACAGAGGAAATGTTCCTCTGCATCAGTTTTAAGAACTAGCTAATATAATTAATAAGAAACTCAATCAGAAACTAATGGCAAGCGTATTTTATAGATGTCACATCCAAACTTCAAATCACAGGATGATATCCAGCtaagtggtggccaaacttggccctccagctgtttttagactacaactcccataatccctagctaacaggaccagtggccagggatgatgggaactgtagtcccaaaacagctggagggctaaatTTGGCCACCACTGATAAGGCAAACCCTGAGTAGACCACtgaagtccactgatttcaatgagaatACTCTGAGAATGACTTAACATTGGACCCATAAAGAGGAAATGCTGTTTCATGTACCCTTCACATAAAGAGGAACAGAGATATCATGCTTCTATCATTCATTGCTAAGTCTCCTTCAGATACATCATGCTTCTCAAGTGTGCGTAATTAGGTCAAAAGGTACAGCTCTGCAGCGGTGACATGCAATGGTGGTACAGCACAAATGTGCAGGATCATCTCTGTAGCGCAGCAAAGTGGGGAATCTCTTGCCCGTGGGCCAAACttggctcaccagggtttcaaagtagacatttcccca from Lacerta agilis isolate rLacAgi1 chromosome 11, rLacAgi1.pri, whole genome shotgun sequence harbors:
- the PRKAA1 gene encoding 5'-AMP-activated protein kinase catalytic subunit alpha-1; this encodes MPPAHLTPSQWGQSTSRMEGGHRAASLPRSLVRRLGSRRKMAAADKQKHEHGRVKIGHYILGDTLGVGTFGKVKVGKHELTGHKVAVKILNRQKIRSLDVVGKIRREIQNLKLFRHPHIIKLYQVISTPSDIFMVMEYVSGGELFDYICKNGRLDEKESRRLFQQILSGVDYCHRHMVVHRDLKPENVLLDAHMNAKIADFGLSNMMSDGEFLRTSCGSPNYAAPEVISGRLYAGPEVDIWSSGVILYALLCGTLPFDDDHVPTLFKKICDGIFYTPQYLNPAVITLLKHMLQVDPMKRATIRDIREHEWFKQDLPKYLFPEDPSYSSTMIDDEALKEVCDKFECTEEEVLGCLYNRNHQDPLAVAYHLIIDNRRIMNEAKDFYLATSPPDSFLDDHFSRPHPERVPFLVAETPRQRHTLDELNPQKSKHQGVRRAKWHLGIRSQSRPNDIMAEVCRAIKQLDYEWKVVNPYYLRVRRKNPVTGTYSKMSLQLYQVDSRTYLLDFRSIDDEITEGKSGTTTPQRSGSVTNYRSCQKDLDTDAQGKSSDMSLTSSVTSSLDSSATELTPRSGSHTIEFFEMCANLIKILAQ